From one Treponema denticola genomic stretch:
- a CDS encoding NAD(P)/FAD-dependent oxidoreductase has protein sequence MININDKKDCSNCKNEYEVAVIGGGPAGLAAALEAKKNGASSVLIIERDFELGGILNQCIHAGFGLHEFKEELTGPEYAERFINMVKKEDIDILLNTMVIDLTKEREITLIGAQGLKKIKAGAVVLAMGCRERTAGAIALKGYRPSGVFNAGMAQRLMNIEGLSVGKEVVIYGSGDIGLIMARRMTLEGAKVKAVVEIMPYSSGLNRNIAQCLEDYGIPLFLSHSISCVHGKDRVTGVTIAQIDSSFKEIPGTEKEFSCDTVLLSVGLIPENELTQKAGIAINPITNGAFVDNGMETETSGIFACGNVLHVHDIVDFVTKESRTAGKNAALFVQKNKKGEAAENKFATNSSGSAFIKTTAKKGIRYIVPNKINTGNIDGASLFMRVDSVYKNARLIIKSGEQILAQKKTSQMVPSEMINIPLNFITLKTLTQDITAEVILDE, from the coding sequence ATGATAAACATAAACGATAAAAAAGATTGCAGCAATTGCAAGAACGAATACGAGGTCGCCGTTATAGGCGGAGGCCCTGCAGGTTTGGCGGCAGCCCTCGAAGCCAAAAAAAACGGAGCATCTTCCGTTCTCATAATAGAAAGGGATTTTGAACTCGGCGGAATCTTAAATCAATGTATTCATGCAGGCTTCGGCCTTCACGAATTTAAAGAAGAATTAACCGGCCCCGAATATGCAGAACGCTTTATAAACATGGTAAAAAAAGAAGACATAGATATCCTCCTCAATACAATGGTAATAGACTTAACAAAGGAAAGAGAAATTACCCTCATCGGTGCACAAGGATTAAAAAAAATAAAAGCAGGAGCCGTAGTGCTTGCTATGGGCTGCCGAGAGCGCACGGCAGGAGCTATCGCACTAAAAGGTTACCGCCCATCCGGAGTTTTTAATGCAGGCATGGCTCAACGCCTTATGAACATCGAAGGCCTTTCTGTCGGAAAAGAAGTAGTAATCTACGGCTCAGGGGACATCGGTTTAATTATGGCCCGCCGCATGACATTAGAAGGAGCCAAGGTAAAGGCGGTTGTCGAAATCATGCCCTACTCAAGCGGCCTAAACCGGAACATAGCCCAATGCCTTGAAGACTACGGTATTCCTCTTTTTTTAAGCCACAGCATATCCTGCGTCCACGGAAAGGACAGGGTTACGGGAGTTACAATAGCCCAAATAGATTCTTCCTTTAAGGAAATCCCCGGAACCGAAAAAGAATTTTCCTGCGATACGGTGCTTCTTTCCGTAGGTCTAATCCCCGAAAACGAGCTTACCCAAAAGGCAGGCATAGCTATCAATCCGATAACAAACGGAGCATTTGTCGATAACGGAATGGAAACCGAAACAAGCGGAATCTTTGCCTGCGGAAATGTTCTACATGTTCATGACATTGTAGACTTTGTTACAAAAGAAAGCAGAACTGCCGGAAAAAACGCAGCCCTCTTTGTCCAAAAAAATAAAAAGGGTGAAGCCGCGGAAAATAAATTCGCCACAAACTCCTCCGGTTCTGCTTTTATTAAAACAACGGCTAAAAAAGGAATCCGTTACATTGTTCCGAATAAAATAAATACGGGAAACATCGACGGAGCTTCCCTCTTTATGAGAGTTGACTCGGTTTATAAAAATGCCCGCCTAATAATCAAATCTGGTGAACAAATTCTTGCACAAAAGAAAACAAGTCAGATGGTTCCGTCCGAGATGATAAACATTCCCCTAAACTTTATTACTTTAAAGACCCTAACCCAAGACATAACTGCGGAGGTAATTTTAGATGAGTAG
- a CDS encoding ATP-binding cassette domain-containing protein, translated as MERPIKIHEGTFYYSKHKVFQNLNIEIPAQKVTCILGESGAGKSTLLKIISGNLELKSGRIENRPARGNYAMAYQDMRLIPHLTAVENIEYVLNSKNSSKLENKKKAFFYLEALGLSGFENFLPAELSGGMQRRTGLARALSYPAPLLLLDEAFDSLDEKNKYKVADLFLSIVKKEKRTAVCVTHDAPFAKKIADKIIEI; from the coding sequence ATGGAAAGGCCGATTAAAATACATGAGGGAACTTTTTATTACTCAAAGCATAAGGTTTTTCAAAACCTCAATATTGAAATCCCTGCACAAAAAGTTACCTGTATTTTAGGCGAATCGGGGGCCGGAAAAAGCACCCTCTTAAAAATTATTTCAGGGAATCTTGAATTAAAATCGGGAAGAATAGAAAACCGGCCGGCTCGCGGAAACTATGCAATGGCCTATCAAGACATGCGCCTTATTCCTCATCTAACTGCCGTAGAAAATATAGAATATGTTTTGAATTCAAAAAATTCTTCAAAACTTGAAAATAAAAAAAAGGCTTTTTTTTATTTAGAAGCTTTAGGCCTTTCCGGCTTTGAAAACTTTTTACCCGCCGAGCTTTCAGGAGGAATGCAAAGGAGAACAGGGCTTGCCAGAGCGCTAAGCTATCCCGCTCCGCTTCTTCTTCTCGATGAAGCATTCGATTCCCTCGACGAAAAAAATAAGTACAAGGTTGCCGATCTTTTTTTATCGATTGTCAAAAAAGAAAAGCGCACCGCAGTCTGCGTAACCCACGATGCACCCTTTGCAAAAAAAATCGCCGACAAGATAATTGAGATATAA
- the pepF gene encoding oligoendopeptidase F, with protein sequence MKNSTTPKRSEIAKSDKWNIELLFKNEEEWEAALASIPEGGKEILKYKEAFSKPETIDAATLLACLKASTGVDRIAEKVGNYAFLQKSSNEGDPENIKRISKYMMTVTELSAATSWLMPAIMEIPEEKIRSWIDPSSPTGKDFADFKVSLEKTLYLKPHTLSDKEEKILSLLSEPHGTPSQAFSVLTNVDFDFGTITTKEGDIKLTQSSYSKFMQNPDRALREKAYKQLYGVYGAHKNTIASLYTGQVQQNVALAKIRGYASAREKSLYVDKVPTAVYDNLVDTIHKNLKPLHKFYSMLKKHLGLKELRHYDVYMPLVSEVKKVTPYNEAVDIITEALKPLGEEYVKTIRNGLLNGWVDKYENEGKRSGAFSAGGYDSDPYILMNYKEDVIRDVFTLVHEGGHSMHSWYSVRNNPYPCYHYTIFEAEVASTFNEELLFRHMLKTSTDPKMRAYLLSVRASDILATLYRQTMFAEYEKITHALVESGTPLTVENLRSEYRKLLELYFGPEMVFEDVSDLEGMRIPHFYRAFYVYKYSTGISASMALAERVCSGSDKEREDYFKFLKSGGSRYPIESLKLAGVDMASPAPVQAACDNFAKIVDELEKALEELKK encoded by the coding sequence ATGAAAAACTCAACTACACCTAAACGTTCCGAGATCGCCAAAAGCGACAAATGGAATATCGAATTACTTTTTAAGAATGAAGAAGAATGGGAAGCAGCCCTTGCTTCTATTCCGGAAGGCGGAAAAGAAATCTTAAAATATAAAGAAGCTTTTTCCAAGCCTGAAACAATCGATGCGGCAACCCTGCTTGCCTGCCTAAAGGCTTCAACGGGAGTTGATAGAATTGCGGAAAAGGTCGGAAACTATGCCTTTTTACAAAAATCTTCAAATGAGGGAGATCCCGAAAACATCAAACGAATAAGTAAATACATGATGACCGTTACAGAGCTTTCGGCTGCCACCAGCTGGCTCATGCCCGCCATCATGGAAATCCCTGAAGAAAAAATCCGCTCATGGATTGACCCTTCAAGCCCCACAGGAAAAGACTTTGCAGATTTTAAGGTTTCCTTAGAAAAGACCTTGTACCTAAAACCCCATACCCTTTCCGACAAGGAAGAAAAGATTTTAAGCCTTTTAAGCGAGCCTCACGGCACACCTAGCCAAGCCTTTTCGGTTTTAACCAATGTAGACTTTGATTTCGGTACAATCACCACAAAAGAAGGGGATATAAAACTAACCCAATCTTCTTATTCAAAGTTTATGCAAAACCCCGACAGAGCTTTGCGCGAAAAGGCCTATAAGCAGCTTTACGGCGTATACGGCGCACATAAAAATACAATTGCAAGCCTGTACACGGGACAGGTTCAGCAAAATGTCGCCCTTGCAAAAATACGGGGCTATGCTTCTGCCAGAGAAAAATCCCTCTATGTAGATAAGGTTCCTACAGCCGTTTATGATAACCTCGTAGATACCATTCATAAGAATTTAAAACCCTTACATAAATTCTACAGCATGTTAAAAAAACATTTAGGCCTAAAAGAACTCCGCCACTATGATGTTTACATGCCCTTAGTCAGCGAGGTAAAAAAAGTTACCCCCTATAACGAAGCCGTCGACATCATCACCGAGGCCCTCAAACCTCTCGGAGAAGAATATGTTAAAACAATCCGAAACGGTCTTTTAAACGGCTGGGTAGATAAGTACGAAAATGAGGGCAAACGCTCAGGTGCCTTTTCGGCAGGCGGATATGACAGCGATCCCTACATTCTTATGAACTATAAAGAAGATGTTATCCGTGATGTATTCACCCTTGTGCACGAAGGCGGCCACTCCATGCATTCATGGTATTCGGTAAGAAACAACCCCTACCCCTGCTATCACTACACAATCTTTGAAGCCGAAGTTGCCTCTACCTTTAACGAAGAGCTTTTATTCAGGCACATGCTTAAAACAAGTACCGACCCAAAAATGAGAGCCTATCTTTTGAGCGTTAGAGCTTCCGATATTCTTGCAACCCTCTACAGACAAACCATGTTTGCAGAATACGAAAAAATTACTCACGCCCTCGTCGAAAGCGGCACGCCTCTTACGGTCGAAAATTTAAGAAGCGAATATAGAAAACTTTTGGAGCTCTACTTCGGTCCCGAAATGGTATTTGAAGATGTAAGCGATTTGGAAGGAATGAGGATTCCGCACTTTTACAGAGCCTTCTATGTTTACAAATATTCAACAGGTATTTCAGCCTCGATGGCTCTTGCCGAAAGAGTTTGCTCAGGCAGCGACAAAGAAAGAGAAGACTACTTTAAGTTCTTAAAATCGGGAGGATCACGCTATCCGATTGAATCCTTAAAACTTGCAGGTGTCGATATGGCAAGCCCGGCTCCAGTACAGGCAGCATGCGATAACTTTGCAAAGATTGTAGACGAACTCGAAAAAGCTCTTGAAGAATTAAAAAAATAA
- a CDS encoding M28 family peptidase, whose amino-acid sequence MIKENEDKLPNSDLFKAFLKKDLNRCDFISQWLSAHSVPHSIVSLAQKKHIIIKYPAQFYDKNFKMKTLTAHYDRAPDTQGANDNSASCFILMNFAKKLCSYTRPHNIKIIFTDGEEAGAAGLKEQGAYTLGTGLKKLKMDGDDIFVFDMCGRGDTLILSRSGIFGRDKAKTKRLDELHKRAGLLAQRACPNQWLSMLTAYSDNAGFIAAGLFAQVITVLPRKEAETLLHCLPKEKLTGQNKTAMGELTDMVIKNKKPPQGSPFEKIIPFTWQLMHTADDKIETLNSEAFTLTEKYLTALAENYL is encoded by the coding sequence ATGATTAAGGAAAATGAAGATAAGCTGCCTAATTCCGATTTGTTTAAAGCCTTTTTAAAAAAAGACCTTAACCGCTGTGATTTTATATCGCAGTGGTTAAGTGCTCACAGTGTTCCGCACAGCATAGTAAGCCTTGCACAAAAAAAACATATCATCATAAAATACCCTGCACAATTTTACGATAAGAACTTTAAAATGAAGACCCTTACAGCCCACTATGACAGGGCTCCCGATACCCAGGGAGCTAACGACAATTCAGCCTCTTGTTTTATCCTCATGAACTTTGCAAAAAAACTATGCTCTTACACAAGACCTCACAACATAAAAATCATCTTTACGGACGGGGAAGAAGCAGGAGCCGCAGGCCTTAAAGAACAAGGAGCTTACACTCTCGGAACAGGATTAAAAAAGCTTAAAATGGATGGGGACGATATCTTTGTATTCGACATGTGCGGAAGAGGCGACACTCTAATCCTTTCACGTTCGGGAATTTTCGGACGGGATAAAGCAAAGACAAAAAGGCTAGACGAGCTGCATAAGAGGGCCGGTCTTCTAGCTCAAAGAGCTTGTCCCAATCAATGGCTTTCAATGCTGACGGCTTATAGCGACAATGCAGGCTTTATCGCCGCCGGCCTTTTTGCGCAAGTCATAACCGTTCTTCCAAGAAAAGAAGCCGAGACTCTTTTACACTGCCTCCCGAAAGAAAAACTCACCGGCCAAAACAAAACTGCCATGGGCGAGCTCACGGACATGGTAATAAAAAATAAAAAACCGCCCCAAGGTTCCCCCTTCGAAAAAATAATTCCATTTACATGGCAGTTAATGCATACCGCTGATGACAAGATTGAAACTCTTAATAGCGAAGCCTTTACCCTCACCGAAAAATATCTTACAGCCTTGGCAGAGAATTACCTCTAA
- a CDS encoding Fic family protein — MSYEPPFKITSKAINLISQISADMERFKIRLEQEDGVRLRKINRMKTIQGSLAIEGNTLTEEQVTALIEGKHVIAPMREVQEVKNAIKVYEKCMSFNPYKEKDLLKAHGILTMGLLDNPGHFRKGGVCIAGKNGISHIAPPADRVPFLMSDLFDWLKNSDYHPLIKSCVFHYEFEFIHPFEDGNGRMGRLWHSRILADWNPIFIHLPIENMILKNQAAYYKALEQSTDENDSGIFIDFMLEIIVKTMKNSRKKSTVNETVNETVNETVNPIIKYLKENPEISYEQLAEKMGKSRVTISRKISELKKAGIIKRIGADKNGYWQIVDKK; from the coding sequence ATGAGTTACGAACCTCCATTTAAAATTACGTCAAAAGCTATAAATTTGATTTCTCAAATATCCGCAGACATGGAACGCTTCAAAATAAGACTTGAACAAGAAGACGGTGTAAGGCTGCGTAAAATAAACCGAATGAAAACGATACAGGGGTCTCTTGCAATTGAGGGTAATACATTAACCGAAGAACAGGTTACTGCCTTAATTGAGGGGAAACATGTTATAGCTCCCATGCGAGAAGTTCAAGAAGTAAAGAATGCAATTAAGGTTTATGAAAAATGTATGTCCTTCAATCCTTATAAAGAAAAAGACTTATTAAAAGCCCATGGAATTTTAACTATGGGTCTTCTCGATAATCCGGGACACTTTAGAAAAGGAGGAGTCTGTATAGCCGGAAAAAACGGCATAAGTCACATAGCCCCCCCTGCTGACCGAGTTCCATTTTTAATGAGCGATTTATTCGATTGGCTTAAAAATAGCGATTACCATCCCCTTATCAAAAGCTGCGTTTTCCATTATGAGTTTGAGTTTATTCATCCGTTTGAAGACGGAAACGGAAGAATGGGACGCTTATGGCACTCCAGAATTCTTGCAGATTGGAATCCTATATTTATTCACCTCCCCATCGAAAATATGATTTTAAAAAATCAAGCGGCATATTATAAGGCACTTGAACAAAGCACGGATGAAAACGATTCAGGTATTTTTATAGATTTTATGCTTGAAATAATAGTCAAAACAATGAAAAACAGCCGCAAAAAAAGTACTGTAAATGAGACTGTAAATGAGACTGTAAATGAGACTGTAAATCCGATAATAAAATACTTAAAAGAAAATCCTGAAATATCATATGAACAGCTTGCCGAAAAAATGGGAAAATCGAGGGTAACCATAAGCCGAAAAATTTCGGAGCTAAAAAAAGCAGGTATAATCAAACGCATCGGTGCCGACAAAAACGGCTATTGGCAAATCGTAGATAAAAAATAG
- a CDS encoding ABC transporter ATP-binding protein yields the protein MISDDVLKIEKLKFSIGRGKKAFSLNDISFSVPRGCVAGLIGENGAGKTTLIRLLLDMFFPESGKIFLFGEELKRENIEIKEKIGFVINDNFLPILYTPKKLGRFFSGVYKNWNQDLYKKYLNDFKIPTTRLLTALSSGTMQKLQIAIALSHGAELLILDEPLNFLDPVSKKEFLDLLRNFMLDENHSILISSHQTNELEKICDEIVFISEGKKVFDSSLENINKNYGLLKIDEKTFKSLYSNDYIGYRKTDYAYEVLVSDKENQRFTGMVCEDASLEDIMYFYTRRKI from the coding sequence ATGATATCTGATGATGTATTAAAAATCGAAAAACTTAAATTCTCGATAGGACGAGGGAAAAAAGCTTTTTCGTTAAACGATATTTCTTTTTCGGTTCCGAGGGGCTGCGTTGCGGGTTTGATAGGAGAAAACGGTGCAGGGAAAACAACTCTTATCCGCCTCCTACTTGATATGTTCTTCCCTGAAAGCGGAAAAATCTTTCTCTTTGGTGAAGAGCTTAAAAGAGAGAATATAGAAATAAAGGAAAAGATAGGCTTTGTTATAAACGATAATTTTTTGCCTATATTGTATACACCTAAAAAACTTGGAAGATTTTTTTCGGGTGTTTATAAAAATTGGAATCAGGACCTTTACAAAAAATATCTAAATGATTTTAAAATTCCTACTACAAGACTTTTGACTGCCTTGTCTTCGGGAACTATGCAAAAACTTCAAATTGCTATAGCCCTCTCCCACGGGGCAGAGCTTTTGATTTTAGATGAGCCTCTTAATTTTTTAGATCCTGTTTCCAAAAAAGAATTTTTGGATCTTTTAAGAAACTTTATGCTCGATGAAAATCATTCGATTTTAATTTCGAGCCATCAAACAAATGAACTTGAAAAAATTTGCGATGAGATTGTTTTTATAAGCGAGGGTAAAAAAGTTTTTGATTCTTCTTTAGAAAATATAAATAAAAATTACGGGCTTTTAAAAATAGATGAAAAAACTTTTAAGTCATTGTATAGTAATGATTATATCGGTTATAGAAAAACCGATTATGCTTATGAAGTTTTGGTTTCTGATAAGGAAAATCAAAGATTTACCGGAATGGTTTGCGAAGATGCAAGTCTTGAAGATATTATGTATTTTTATACGAGGAGAAAAATTTAA
- a CDS encoding NAD(P)/FAD-dependent oxidoreductase, whose product MYDIIIIGAGVVGACIARELSKYELKIAVLEKELEFGCGTSKANSGIIHGGYDAKEGSLKAKLNVRGNFLVRSLKEKLDLRFKQLGSLVIAFNEEDQKELSTLYERGLKNGVEGLEIWNRERLLKEEPNLSKEALGALYCGTAGVICPFDMTAAFMENAVINGVDFLPENEVTAIEKENEAYTIKTKSNKTEEKSFKTKLVINAAGLYSDKIAKMAGDEDFKILPRRGEYRLFDKSYTNLVNHICFQAPSKMGKGILVLPSYHGNFLVGPSAENIDDAEDTSVSAQGLAQVEEKALKTVPSLNFKNTIRIFAGIRARPDTGDFMIYASKNSKGIIHAGGIESPGLSSAPAIGEYVAELVKKEADDLKIPFNKKKNFNENRRAIGHFAGLSAEEQDSLIKENPLYGHVICRCETVTEAEIVEAIHRPAGARTVDGIKRRVRPGSGRCQGGFCEPHVLQILSRELKIPIEKIQKDRRNSPIVYGKLKGGAE is encoded by the coding sequence ATGTACGACATAATCATCATTGGGGCAGGAGTCGTAGGCGCCTGCATTGCACGGGAACTTTCCAAGTACGAATTAAAAATAGCCGTCCTCGAAAAAGAATTGGAATTCGGCTGCGGTACAAGCAAAGCCAATAGCGGAATTATTCACGGGGGCTATGATGCAAAAGAAGGCTCTTTAAAGGCAAAGCTAAATGTAAGAGGTAATTTTTTAGTGCGCAGCTTAAAAGAAAAATTGGATCTGCGCTTTAAACAATTAGGCTCTCTTGTAATCGCCTTTAACGAAGAAGATCAAAAAGAACTTTCCACCCTCTACGAAAGGGGTTTAAAAAACGGAGTTGAAGGCTTGGAAATCTGGAACAGGGAAAGGCTTTTAAAGGAAGAACCCAATCTTTCAAAAGAAGCCTTGGGAGCCCTCTACTGCGGAACAGCAGGGGTAATCTGTCCCTTCGATATGACGGCTGCCTTTATGGAAAATGCCGTAATAAACGGAGTTGACTTTCTTCCTGAAAACGAAGTTACCGCAATTGAAAAAGAAAACGAAGCCTATACAATTAAAACCAAATCAAACAAAACGGAAGAAAAAAGTTTTAAAACCAAGCTGGTGATAAATGCAGCGGGACTTTACTCCGATAAGATTGCAAAGATGGCAGGAGATGAAGATTTTAAAATTCTCCCCCGTCGCGGGGAATACCGCCTCTTTGATAAAAGCTATACCAATCTTGTAAATCACATCTGTTTTCAGGCCCCCTCAAAGATGGGAAAGGGCATCTTAGTTCTTCCCTCCTATCACGGGAATTTTTTAGTCGGTCCTTCAGCAGAAAATATCGACGATGCCGAAGACACCTCCGTTTCAGCCCAAGGTTTGGCTCAGGTAGAAGAGAAGGCTCTAAAAACCGTACCCTCCCTCAATTTTAAAAACACCATCCGTATTTTTGCAGGGATCAGAGCAAGGCCCGATACGGGAGACTTTATGATATATGCTTCAAAAAATTCCAAGGGAATTATACACGCAGGCGGAATCGAATCACCGGGGTTGAGCTCGGCTCCCGCCATCGGAGAATATGTTGCAGAGCTCGTAAAAAAAGAAGCCGATGACTTAAAAATTCCCTTCAATAAAAAGAAAAACTTTAACGAAAATCGAAGAGCAATCGGACATTTTGCCGGCCTTAGTGCAGAAGAACAGGATTCTCTTATAAAAGAAAATCCGCTCTACGGACATGTTATCTGCCGCTGCGAAACCGTAACCGAAGCAGAAATCGTCGAGGCCATTCACCGCCCTGCGGGAGCCCGCACGGTTGACGGCATAAAAAGGCGGGTACGCCCCGGTTCGGGAAGATGTCAGGGAGGCTTTTGCGAGCCCCATGTCCTCCAAATCCTTTCAAGAGAATTAAAAATTCCGATTGAAAAAATTCAAAAGGACAGAAGAAATTCTCCGATTGTTTACGGAAAACTAAAGGGCGGTGCGGAATGA
- a CDS encoding DUF1667 domain-containing protein: MSRELIKEKFTCVSCPRGCKLSVFKEESGEITVAGNLCKGGELYAMQEIKDPRRNISSTVIIEGGVLSSLPVKTSSPIPKALIFDVMKEINTVKTQAPKKMGDVIIENVLNTGIDIVASRSVRIKNGKAD, translated from the coding sequence ATGAGTAGAGAATTGATAAAAGAAAAATTTACATGTGTGTCCTGTCCGCGGGGCTGTAAACTTTCGGTATTTAAAGAAGAGTCGGGAGAAATTACCGTTGCAGGAAATTTATGCAAGGGCGGCGAACTTTACGCGATGCAGGAAATTAAGGACCCTAGAAGAAACATCAGCTCTACCGTAATAATCGAGGGCGGAGTTCTTTCCTCCCTTCCAGTAAAAACCTCAAGTCCAATTCCTAAGGCCTTAATCTTCGATGTAATGAAAGAAATAAACACAGTCAAAACTCAAGCTCCTAAAAAGATGGGTGATGTAATAATTGAAAATGTGCTGAACACAGGAATAGATATAGTCGCAAGCCGCTCAGTAAGGATTAAAAATGGAAAGGCCGATTAA
- a CDS encoding GntR family transcriptional regulator — protein sequence MYLFSIFLLTKIVILYIFNIYRITGDGVRVNIFLNNSSGVPLYEQLSEQIKNQILSGSLKKEEPMPSMRALAASLRVSVITTKRSYEDLAREGFLYSVPAKGYFVADVNFKKIEKSIKKSIEEKLKEVCGQAKKINLNAEDLYEVLRRIY from the coding sequence ATGTATCTTTTTTCAATTTTCCTCTTGACAAAGATTGTTATTCTGTATATATTTAATATATACAGAATAACAGGAGACGGAGTAAGAGTGAATATTTTTTTAAATAATTCTTCAGGGGTTCCTCTTTATGAGCAGCTTTCAGAACAGATAAAAAATCAAATTTTATCAGGCTCTTTAAAAAAAGAGGAGCCGATGCCTTCGATGAGGGCCTTGGCGGCATCTTTGCGTGTGAGCGTCATCACTACAAAGCGGTCTTATGAAGACTTGGCCCGCGAGGGCTTTTTGTATTCGGTTCCTGCGAAGGGGTATTTTGTTGCCGATGTAAATTTTAAAAAGATTGAAAAATCAATAAAAAAAAGCATTGAAGAAAAATTAAAAGAAGTTTGCGGTCAAGCAAAAAAAATTAATCTAAATGCTGAGGATTTATATGAAGTCCTTAGACGTATTTATTAG
- a CDS encoding SH3 domain-containing protein — translation MKNLIFYFLFLASTIGLCAQKYIAIITDDDDNSVHYVIDNKVNVRAEPSLSGEKLFQLNLGDAVEIIGCREEWGWILEGGYYAPWYRIVCEKGRGYICGRYISCKEAVGDIDNDGEDEIFACLCITEQKGVGVSEYKESFYNVDKNHILIKKSSSKPIPLENFSKYEVSQDTSYSIKVCENLIPKVSFLITKSGFSDGGIGWSSKGYYYFSNGSLEYFAGLDNEFEYMESETEEEFEFNGNRVKLIRTVTKWENEKPLEPKITVTQYLWDGENFIKSDK, via the coding sequence ATGAAAAACTTAATCTTTTATTTTCTGTTTCTTGCAAGCACGATAGGTTTATGTGCACAAAAATACATAGCCATAATCACAGATGATGATGACAATTCCGTCCATTATGTTATTGATAACAAAGTGAATGTTCGAGCCGAGCCGAGCCTTTCCGGAGAAAAACTTTTTCAACTGAATTTGGGTGATGCGGTCGAGATTATTGGGTGTAGGGAGGAATGGGGCTGGATTTTAGAGGGAGGGTATTATGCACCATGGTACAGAATCGTTTGTGAAAAAGGAAGAGGTTATATATGCGGAAGATACATTTCCTGCAAAGAGGCTGTAGGAGATATCGATAATGACGGAGAAGATGAGATTTTTGCATGTCTGTGTATTACTGAACAAAAGGGTGTGGGAGTTTCCGAGTATAAGGAGAGTTTTTATAATGTAGATAAAAATCATATACTTATAAAAAAATCGAGTAGTAAACCTATTCCTCTGGAGAATTTTTCTAAATATGAAGTATCACAAGATACCTCCTATTCGATAAAAGTGTGTGAAAACTTGATACCGAAAGTAAGCTTTCTTATTACGAAAAGCGGTTTCAGCGATGGCGGTATCGGCTGGAGCAGCAAGGGTTATTATTATTTTTCGAATGGTTCATTAGAGTATTTTGCCGGACTTGACAACGAGTTTGAGTACATGGAGTCAGAAACCGAAGAAGAATTTGAATTTAACGGAAATAGAGTAAAGCTCATCAGAACTGTTACAAAATGGGAAAATGAGAAACCTTTAGAACCGAAAATTACCGTTACACAATATTTATGGGACGGAGAAAATTTTATTAAAAGCGATAAGTAG
- a CDS encoding lipoate--protein ligase, producing MKYLETYSNDPEYNLAFEEYCFRHLPLENDEYFFLWQNGPAVIIGKNQNAYQEVNDDYVSEHNLKVVRRITGGGAVYHDLGNLNFSFVAKTKENQMIDFKRYYIPIINALEKIGVKAELSGRNDVTIDGQKCIGASQSVWQGRVLSNGCILFDVRLEELSKALNVRKEKLESKGVKSVRARVTNIKPHLKRDISVLDFKAELLKAIFELEGQEPVEYKLSASELDGVKKIYAERFSLKEWNYGASPKAEYSHYERFPIGSIEVFFNIKNAKISDLKIHGDFFGTKDVAEIEKLLEGCEYEKNAVSKKLAETDLKAYFGAIEKDEFIGMFFR from the coding sequence ATGAAATACTTAGAAACTTATTCAAATGATCCTGAATATAATTTGGCTTTTGAGGAATATTGTTTTAGGCATCTGCCGCTTGAAAACGATGAATACTTTTTTTTATGGCAGAATGGACCTGCCGTAATTATAGGTAAAAATCAAAATGCTTATCAGGAAGTAAATGATGACTATGTGAGCGAGCATAATCTTAAGGTTGTCCGCCGCATAACCGGAGGCGGGGCCGTATATCACGACCTCGGCAATCTAAATTTTTCTTTTGTTGCAAAAACAAAGGAAAATCAAATGATTGATTTTAAACGCTACTATATTCCAATTATAAATGCTTTGGAAAAAATCGGCGTTAAAGCAGAGCTTTCCGGCAGAAACGATGTTACTATCGACGGACAAAAATGTATCGGTGCTTCACAGTCTGTTTGGCAGGGCAGGGTTTTGAGTAACGGCTGTATTCTTTTTGATGTCCGCTTGGAAGAACTTTCAAAAGCTCTTAATGTGCGTAAAGAAAAGCTTGAATCAAAGGGGGTAAAAAGCGTTCGTGCCAGGGTTACAAATATAAAGCCACATTTAAAGCGGGATATTTCGGTTTTGGATTTTAAGGCCGAATTATTAAAAGCCATCTTTGAGCTTGAAGGTCAAGAACCTGTAGAATACAAACTTTCCGCCTCGGAGCTTGATGGTGTAAAAAAAATATATGCCGAAAGGTTTTCTCTTAAAGAATGGAACTATGGAGCTTCTCCCAAGGCCGAATACTCCCACTATGAAAGGTTCCCCATAGGAAGTATTGAGGTGTTTTTTAACATTAAAAATGCAAAGATTTCCGATTTAAAAATTCACGGAGACTTTTTCGGTACAAAGGATGTTGCCGAAATTGAAAAACTCTTGGAAGGTTGCGAATATGAAAAAAATGCCGTAAGCAAAAAACTCGCGGAAACCGATTTAAAAGCCTATTTCGGTGCAATCGAAAAAGACGAATTTATTGGAATGTTTTTTAGGTAA